In one Thermosipho ferrireducens genomic region, the following are encoded:
- a CDS encoding metallophosphoesterase family protein, whose amino-acid sequence MKRIAFISDIHGNIEALEAVLNDIEKKNIEEIYCLGDLVGYGPEPDEVIKKIREKNIISVKGNYDDAVGNEKSDCGCSYSPGRETEIGNESLNWTIKNVTNENKEFLNSLPETYNFEIEGIKVLLVHGSPLNPLFEYLHSRTSSDRLKKVVESTDAEIIICGHTHHMLAKHLSGKSLLNPGSVGRTKDGFSGGASYLIVEFDRGVYSYSFEIVKYDVKTTIEKIIKAGLPEELAIILALGETFNMRNSEKKKNNMFYI is encoded by the coding sequence ATGAAAAGAATAGCTTTCATATCTGATATACATGGGAACATTGAAGCTTTGGAAGCAGTGCTAAATGATATCGAAAAGAAAAACATAGAGGAAATTTATTGTCTTGGAGATTTAGTAGGATATGGTCCGGAACCAGATGAAGTTATAAAAAAGATAAGAGAAAAAAATATAATCAGTGTTAAAGGAAACTATGACGATGCAGTTGGTAACGAAAAGTCGGATTGTGGTTGCTCATACTCGCCGGGGCGTGAAACAGAAATAGGTAATGAATCTTTGAACTGGACTATCAAAAATGTTACCAATGAAAATAAGGAATTTTTAAATAGTTTGCCAGAAACATATAACTTCGAAATAGAAGGTATAAAAGTTCTATTAGTCCACGGAAGCCCTTTAAATCCACTTTTTGAGTATTTGCATTCCAGAACTTCTTCAGATAGATTAAAAAAAGTAGTTGAAAGTACTGATGCGGAAATAATTATTTGTGGCCATACCCATCACATGCTGGCAAAACATCTTTCTGGAAAAAGTTTGTTAAATCCAGGAAGCGTTGGTAGAACAAAGGATGGTTTTTCAGGTGGCGCATCTTATCTTATAGTTGAATTTGACAGAGGTGTATATTCGTATTCTTTTGAAATTGTAAAATATGATGTGAAAACTACTATTGAAAAAATTATTAAGGCGGGTCTTCCAGAAGAACTCGCAATCATACTGGCTCTTGGTGAAACTTTCAACATGCGAAATTCTGAAAAAAAGAAAAATAATATGTTTTATATATAA
- a CDS encoding nitroreductase family protein, with the protein MDFLDVVRKRRSIRKFKNIPIPEKIIDKIVEIAMYAPSGRNSKPVDLIVITERDKIRKVKDFRKSAYGFLETAPLAIVVVANKNSTTWINDASIVAIYIQLAAVNFGLGSCWGHAHERFYNDESVENNIKELLNIPEEYRVLCVIGIGYPAEEKPEHSSEEIDFRKIHTEKW; encoded by the coding sequence ATGGATTTTTTAGATGTTGTAAGGAAAAGAAGGAGTATAAGAAAGTTTAAAAACATTCCTATACCAGAAAAAATTATAGATAAAATAGTTGAAATTGCAATGTATGCACCAAGCGGAAGAAATTCAAAACCTGTGGATTTAATAGTGATAACAGAGAGAGACAAAATAAGAAAAGTCAAAGATTTCAGAAAAAGTGCTTACGGTTTTCTGGAAACGGCTCCACTTGCTATTGTAGTTGTTGCAAACAAGAACAGTACCACCTGGATAAACGATGCATCTATTGTTGCAATTTACATTCAACTTGCTGCGGTAAATTTTGGGCTTGGATCATGCTGGGGACACGCGCATGAGAGATTTTATAATGATGAAAGTGTTGAAAACAATATAAAAGAATTGTTGAATATTCCAGAAGAATACCGCGTGTTGTGTGTCATAGGAATAGGTTATCCAGCTGAAGAAAAACCCGAACATTCTTCTGAAGAAATTGATTTTAGAAAAATTCACACAGAGAAATGGTAA
- a CDS encoding methyl-accepting chemotaxis protein, with product MLFKKLSTLILFIAVVAVVIAVSVSLISTYVMVKKDATDLKLDAVKNIVDAAYGVIEKIYSLEKSGQISRDEAIKRIKTAVSSMKFEGSNYVFVFNDRYIGIVHPTLEGKDGSKIKDPDGKLVLVDLVEGARKNGEFVYDYIWVKPPKNVETPKISYARWFEPYKWMIGAGVYIDDVSVIIRSIIMPIIYIAIAVIAGIIVIILFIGKSIGKSANKVATITDAVASGDLSKEIDISRKDELGIIADSVNKMVENLKATMTQINEASIQVEESSQNLAAVAEEQEASVEEVNSTFEKIVTNSQNISASLQEINSSIEEVAASAQAVSKAAQELSERSGEITDSVRSGTHSVEEVTNIVERSYQEILETAQTVQELAKSAQNIGEIVETINQISEQTNLLALNAAIEAARAGEAGRGFAVVADEIRKLAEESKNATAEIAQILGEIKNDAIKVDENTRKTVKSIKEASEFSRKVNEQLKNIEKEIINMAHMVDNAAASAQEQSAAAEEMSSAVDATTRTLTEEVTEIEKSKEMLIQLEQGVQQVAALSEELNHLVETMREQVKKFKL from the coding sequence ATGTTATTTAAGAAACTTTCCACATTGATTCTTTTCATAGCAGTTGTTGCTGTTGTTATTGCAGTAAGTGTGTCATTGATTTCAACATATGTTATGGTAAAAAAAGATGCTACGGATTTAAAACTCGACGCTGTGAAAAACATTGTTGATGCTGCATATGGTGTTATTGAGAAAATTTATAGTCTTGAGAAAAGCGGTCAAATTTCTCGGGATGAGGCTATAAAAAGAATAAAGACCGCAGTCAGTAGCATGAAATTTGAAGGTTCCAATTATGTGTTTGTCTTTAACGATAGATACATAGGAATTGTTCATCCTACTCTTGAGGGGAAAGACGGCTCAAAGATTAAAGATCCAGATGGTAAGCTTGTTCTTGTGGATCTTGTTGAAGGCGCGCGAAAAAACGGAGAGTTTGTGTATGATTATATCTGGGTAAAGCCGCCAAAAAATGTAGAAACTCCTAAAATTTCATATGCAAGGTGGTTTGAACCGTACAAGTGGATGATTGGTGCAGGTGTTTATATAGATGATGTTAGTGTCATAATTAGAAGTATTATTATGCCAATTATTTATATAGCAATAGCTGTAATTGCGGGAATTATTGTTATAATTTTGTTTATTGGTAAAAGTATTGGAAAAAGCGCAAATAAAGTTGCGACAATCACTGATGCAGTAGCATCAGGAGACCTTTCGAAAGAAATTGATATTTCAAGGAAAGATGAGCTTGGCATTATAGCTGATTCTGTAAATAAGATGGTTGAAAATTTAAAGGCAACTATGACCCAGATAAATGAGGCATCAATTCAGGTAGAAGAATCTTCGCAAAATCTTGCAGCAGTTGCTGAAGAACAGGAGGCATCAGTTGAGGAAGTAAATTCAACATTTGAAAAAATAGTTACAAACTCTCAAAACATTTCTGCTTCTCTTCAGGAAATAAATTCAAGTATCGAGGAAGTTGCAGCGAGCGCCCAGGCTGTTTCAAAAGCGGCGCAGGAATTATCTGAAAGATCAGGTGAGATAACAGATTCAGTGCGTTCAGGCACGCATTCTGTGGAAGAAGTTACAAATATAGTTGAGAGGAGTTATCAGGAAATACTTGAAACAGCTCAAACAGTTCAGGAACTCGCAAAGAGCGCACAAAATATAGGTGAAATTGTTGAGACAATCAATCAAATCTCAGAGCAGACCAATCTTTTAGCGCTTAACGCGGCTATAGAAGCTGCAAGAGCCGGTGAAGCTGGAAGGGGATTTGCAGTTGTTGCAGATGAAATTAGAAAATTAGCGGAAGAAAGTAAGAATGCAACTGCTGAAATTGCCCAGATACTTGGAGAAATTAAAAACGATGCAATTAAAGTAGACGAAAACACAAGAAAAACGGTGAAAAGTATTAAGGAAGCATCAGAGTTTTCAAGGAAAGTTAATGAACAGCTTAAAAACATTGAAAAAGAAATAATTAATATGGCGCATATGGTTGATAACGCAGCAGCTTCTGCGCAGGAGCAAAGCGCTGCAGCGGAAGAAATGTCGAGCGCTGTGGATGCAACTACGAGAACCCTTACAGAGGAAGTAACTGAAATTGAGAAGAGTAAAGAGATGCTCATTCAGCTTGAACAGGGAGTTCAGCAGGTTGCAGCGCTTAGCGAAGAACTTAACCATCTTGTTGAAACAATGAGAGAACAGGTTAAAAAATTTAAGTTGTAA
- the aglB gene encoding cyclomaltodextrinase, translating to MSIPKYPIPSWVYDSVVYEIFPERFAIGKGKTIEDKRKLYESRGGKIENWGVPPKATKNHDHVRVFYGGDLWGIEEKIEYLKDLGINTIYLTPIFLAESNHKYDTIDYFKVDPQFGGILALKKLIKSAHKNDIRIILDGVFNHVGKKHVWFEKAVKGNKKYMNRFIFYETHYRAWWGAHSLPELHLEEVEVKDYISQILKKYLELGIDGWRLDCGHDLGPMINRYINATVKRFSSEKYLVSEIWTYPSGWDMVDGIMNYHFGNTVINYLTGKLKNAGVELEKAYKETPNIHGCWNMLDSHDTERLATVIKDKFLRKVAILLQFTYPGVPVVYYGTEIGIEGGKDPECRATMEWNENKWDRELRDFYKMLIKLRKTESALRFGSFELMSNEPLVFLRKAPMVLDDIIVIVNINEEKEIAFSVPDHRLLSGTPFVDVFTQEESYIVGGVLKVKLAAKSFKVLKVSNKVVKGYDQYKRIS from the coding sequence ATGTCTATTCCAAAATATCCAATTCCTTCGTGGGTTTATGATTCTGTGGTTTATGAAATATTTCCAGAAAGGTTTGCTATTGGAAAAGGGAAAACTATAGAAGATAAAAGAAAATTGTATGAATCAAGGGGTGGAAAAATCGAGAATTGGGGTGTTCCACCAAAAGCGACTAAAAATCACGATCATGTTCGTGTATTTTACGGAGGAGATCTCTGGGGAATTGAAGAAAAGATAGAGTATTTAAAAGATTTAGGTATAAACACTATATATTTAACACCAATTTTTCTGGCAGAATCAAATCACAAATATGATACCATTGATTATTTTAAAGTGGATCCCCAGTTTGGTGGTATACTTGCTTTGAAAAAGCTTATTAAAAGTGCGCATAAGAACGATATTAGAATAATACTGGATGGAGTTTTTAACCACGTTGGAAAAAAACACGTATGGTTTGAAAAAGCTGTAAAAGGTAATAAGAAGTATATGAATCGCTTTATATTTTATGAAACTCACTATAGAGCATGGTGGGGAGCTCATTCATTACCAGAACTCCATTTAGAAGAGGTTGAAGTAAAAGATTATATATCACAAATTTTAAAAAAGTATCTTGAGCTTGGTATAGATGGATGGCGATTGGACTGTGGACATGATCTTGGACCTATGATAAACAGATATATAAATGCTACAGTGAAACGATTTTCATCAGAGAAATATCTTGTGAGTGAAATATGGACTTATCCATCGGGATGGGATATGGTGGATGGAATTATGAACTATCATTTTGGAAATACTGTTATAAATTATTTAACTGGAAAGTTGAAAAATGCAGGGGTTGAACTTGAAAAGGCATATAAAGAAACACCAAACATTCATGGATGCTGGAACATGCTCGATAGTCATGACACTGAGCGACTTGCAACAGTAATAAAGGATAAATTTTTGAGAAAAGTAGCGATTCTTTTGCAGTTTACCTATCCTGGAGTTCCTGTTGTTTACTATGGTACAGAAATAGGAATTGAGGGTGGTAAAGATCCTGAATGTCGTGCTACCATGGAATGGAACGAAAACAAATGGGACAGAGAATTAAGAGATTTTTATAAAATGTTGATAAAATTAAGAAAAACTGAATCAGCTTTGAGATTTGGAAGTTTTGAGCTTATGTCAAATGAACCTTTAGTATTTCTGAGAAAAGCTCCTATGGTACTTGATGATATTATAGTAATTGTGAATATTAACGAAGAAAAGGAGATAGCATTCTCTGTTCCAGATCATAGATTATTGAGTGGTACACCGTTTGTAGATGTATTTACTCAAGAAGAAAGCTACATAGTTGGAGGAGTATTGAAGGTTAAACTAGCAGCTAAATCATTTAAAGTTTTGAAAGTTTCAAATAAAGTGGTTAAGGGTTATGATCAGTATAAAAGAATATCGTGA
- a CDS encoding class I SAM-dependent DNA methyltransferase produces the protein MKSYEYYNKIADLYDSMYDNKEWDIVRKAVKSYIENTISPHNLDVVDIGSGTGYWAEYFLKLGNNVTIVEPSKNMLEKAKEKLGDNVYYINSTVEELNVEEKYDVANLQGDVLSYVENLEKAMKKLSDILKPGGYLFATVDSFYYMSKLVFKYGTSKEKESFLKTHITTVGSQYGLFLSRCFTCEDIKALEKYGFVLHEIRGVGYCSDLASEISLSQNTIYKAEHIYFSLRKR, from the coding sequence TTGAAATCTTATGAGTATTATAACAAAATAGCAGATTTGTATGATTCTATGTATGATAACAAAGAGTGGGATATAGTGAGAAAAGCTGTTAAAAGTTATATAGAGAATACAATTTCACCACATAATTTAGATGTAGTAGATATAGGTAGTGGAACAGGTTACTGGGCAGAATATTTCTTGAAACTTGGAAATAACGTAACGATTGTAGAACCATCTAAAAATATGCTGGAGAAAGCAAAAGAAAAATTGGGAGATAATGTTTATTATATAAATTCTACTGTAGAAGAGCTCAACGTTGAAGAAAAATACGATGTGGCGAACTTGCAGGGAGATGTTTTGAGTTATGTGGAAAATCTTGAAAAAGCAATGAAAAAACTTTCTGATATTCTAAAGCCTGGGGGTTACTTATTTGCCACAGTAGATAGTTTCTATTATATGTCGAAACTTGTGTTTAAATACGGAACATCAAAAGAAAAAGAATCATTTCTAAAAACTCATATTACAACAGTAGGCTCCCAATATGGTTTGTTTTTATCGAGGTGTTTTACATGTGAAGATATAAAAGCGCTGGAAAAATATGGTTTTGTTTTGCATGAGATACGAGGAGTTGGATATTGTAGTGACCTGGCATCAGAAATATCATTGTCGCAAAATACCATTTATAAAGCCGAACATATTTATTTTTCCCTTCGAAAACGATAG
- a CDS encoding DMT family transporter, whose product MYKVIIAGISMSFIFGFSFLFTKNALDYTTPLNFIALRFTFAAIAMIFLSLIKVVNLKKKRYLKLLILTFFQPISYFLFETFGLKKVPSSEAGILIASIPIFITFLTPLILKEKVPRINYLFVFLSFTGVFTIVGFNSFRGNLVGDLLILGAILSAVGYNFTSRILSKEFTPKEITFFMMIIGAIFFNLIALINNELNYKILLNSNVLLSALYLGILSSSVAFFLVNYMLSKVSPAQSSIFANLATVISVIAGAIFRNETIGFSHIFGMSLIISGVWGVNYFSYRFRREK is encoded by the coding sequence ATGTACAAAGTAATTATTGCTGGAATTTCTATGTCTTTTATCTTTGGATTTTCATTTTTATTTACAAAAAATGCTCTGGATTACACTACTCCTCTGAATTTTATTGCGTTGAGATTTACTTTCGCTGCTATTGCAATGATTTTTTTGAGTTTAATAAAAGTCGTTAATCTCAAAAAGAAACGGTACCTTAAGCTTTTAATTTTAACATTTTTTCAACCAATTTCCTATTTTCTATTTGAAACATTTGGACTTAAAAAAGTTCCCTCATCGGAAGCTGGAATCCTTATAGCAAGTATTCCGATATTTATAACATTCTTAACTCCCCTAATATTAAAAGAAAAGGTCCCTCGTATCAACTATTTGTTTGTATTTTTAAGCTTTACCGGAGTATTTACTATTGTGGGATTTAACAGTTTTCGGGGAAATCTGGTTGGTGATCTTTTGATACTGGGTGCTATATTATCAGCAGTAGGATATAATTTTACATCGAGAATTCTCTCTAAAGAATTTACACCAAAAGAAATTACCTTTTTTATGATGATAATAGGAGCTATATTTTTCAACCTTATTGCTTTAATAAATAACGAGTTAAACTATAAAATTTTACTCAATTCTAATGTATTACTTTCTGCTTTATACCTTGGAATTTTGTCTTCCTCTGTTGCATTTTTTCTGGTCAATTACATGCTTTCTAAAGTATCGCCTGCTCAATCTTCAATTTTTGCAAATCTTGCCACGGTTATTTCGGTTATAGCGGGGGCAATTTTCAGGAACGAGACTATTGGCTTTTCACATATTTTTGGAATGAGTTTAATCATATCCGGAGTCTGGGGAGTCAATTATTTCTCCTATCGTTTTCGAAGGGAAAAATAA
- a CDS encoding DUF438 domain-containing protein, producing the protein MSEIFSKKEYLKNLIKRSKHEDTEQLKQELRKIISQLSPEEIAKVEQELMEEENLSIEDIRNVCDVHLQMFEEYVEKEKLDVPEWHPIFILMKEHEHILHTLEGLRNISKELSKIQGIDEALPKLLKLSQTIEELHAAEKYFLKEENALFPYIEKHGVVKPPAIMWKEHDIVRELRKRLKKLKDERNLETVKKELSQIAIELSELFVSHVHKEHSILFPTALNLISENEWYLIREEFDKIGYCCYKPKPFGRKISEEKILIENRIKFPSGELTLEELNAVLNVLPVDISFVDKNDEVKYFNETEDRIFVRSRAIIGRKVQNCHPEKSIDIVNKILNDFKSGKRDKADFWIKLGEKYVYIQYFAVRDKNGEYLGTLEVTQDIAPLQKIQGEKRIYDEK; encoded by the coding sequence ATGAGTGAAATTTTTAGTAAAAAGGAGTATTTAAAAAATCTTATAAAAAGATCAAAACATGAAGATACTGAGCAGTTAAAACAGGAGTTAAGAAAAATTATAAGCCAGCTTTCTCCAGAAGAGATAGCGAAAGTTGAACAAGAGCTTATGGAAGAAGAAAATTTATCAATTGAGGATATTAGAAACGTATGTGATGTACATTTACAAATGTTTGAGGAGTATGTAGAAAAAGAGAAACTTGATGTTCCAGAGTGGCATCCAATCTTCATTCTTATGAAAGAGCACGAACATATACTTCATACGCTGGAAGGGTTAAGGAACATTTCTAAAGAGCTCAGTAAAATACAAGGTATTGATGAAGCTTTACCAAAACTTTTAAAATTATCGCAAACTATAGAAGAGTTGCACGCAGCTGAAAAGTATTTTTTAAAAGAAGAGAACGCGTTATTCCCGTATATTGAAAAACATGGAGTGGTTAAACCTCCTGCGATTATGTGGAAAGAACACGATATAGTAAGAGAGCTGAGAAAAAGATTGAAAAAGCTAAAAGACGAAAGAAATTTAGAAACTGTAAAAAAAGAATTATCGCAAATTGCTATAGAACTTTCTGAGCTTTTTGTGAGTCATGTACATAAGGAGCATTCTATATTATTTCCAACAGCTTTAAATTTGATATCTGAAAACGAATGGTATTTAATAAGAGAAGAATTTGATAAAATCGGTTATTGTTGTTATAAACCAAAACCATTTGGACGTAAAATTTCTGAGGAAAAAATTCTTATAGAAAATAGAATTAAATTTCCAAGCGGAGAGTTGACTCTTGAAGAGTTGAATGCTGTCTTAAATGTTCTGCCAGTTGATATATCTTTTGTGGATAAGAACGACGAAGTGAAATATTTCAACGAAACTGAGGATAGGATCTTTGTTAGAAGCCGGGCTATTATTGGGAGGAAAGTGCAAAATTGCCACCCGGAAAAAAGCATTGATATAGTTAATAAAATTCTTAATGACTTTAAAAGCGGCAAAAGAGACAAAGCAGATTTCTGGATAAAGCTCGGAGAAAAATATGTGTATATTCAATATTTTGCTGTTAGAGATAAAAACGGGGAATATCTTGGTACTTTAGAAGTTACTCAGGATATTGCCCCTCTCCAAAAAATTCAAGGTGAAAAAAGAATATATGATGAAAAGTAG
- the hcp gene encoding hydroxylamine reductase, which translates to MFCYQCQEAARGIACDIRGICGKEPEVSDLQDMLIWVTKGLSYWNLKAKEYGIKDDEVNLFVAEALFATITNVNFSAKRISQMIDKAIELRDRIKEEFLKAYEKKHGKKFNEKVPEPADWSTPGGMSVYELKGAEVGVLLDKNEDIRSLKQFLIYGLKGVAAYADHAYILKHTNDEILYFIQKGLVETLRNDITADELVGLILETGKYAVEVMALLDKANTSTYGHPEITKVYTGTYNTPAILVSGHDLLDLEELLKQTEGTGIKVYTHGEMLPAHAYPELKKYKHLAGNFGNSWWKQDKEFEEFGGAILMTTNCLVPPKETYKDRVFTTGLVGFDGVTHIPNRVDGKPKDFSPVIQKALELGPIPERPGKELTIGFAHDQVSKVLDSVLEAVKAGKIKKFFVMAGCDGRHSSREYYTEFAKKLPNDTVILTAGCAKYRYNKLDLGDIDGIPRVLDAGQCNDSYSLAVTALKLKEILGLDDINELPIEYNIAWYEQKAVAVLLALLYLGVRKIKLGPTLPAFLSPNVLKVVAEKFNISTISDVENDIKTMLA; encoded by the coding sequence ATGTTTTGTTACCAGTGTCAGGAAGCTGCAAGAGGGATAGCGTGTGATATTAGAGGTATTTGTGGAAAAGAGCCTGAAGTTTCAGATTTACAGGATATGCTTATCTGGGTGACTAAAGGTCTTTCCTATTGGAATCTTAAAGCAAAAGAGTACGGTATCAAAGATGATGAAGTGAACTTATTTGTAGCTGAAGCATTGTTTGCAACCATCACAAATGTTAACTTCTCAGCCAAAAGAATTTCTCAGATGATTGACAAAGCGATTGAGTTAAGGGATAGAATAAAAGAAGAATTTCTGAAAGCTTACGAAAAGAAACATGGCAAAAAATTTAATGAAAAAGTGCCGGAACCAGCTGATTGGAGTACTCCTGGTGGAATGAGTGTTTACGAATTAAAAGGTGCAGAAGTTGGAGTATTGCTTGACAAAAATGAAGACATAAGATCATTGAAGCAATTTCTCATTTACGGGTTAAAAGGAGTAGCAGCCTATGCAGACCATGCCTATATATTAAAACATACTAATGATGAAATACTTTACTTTATTCAGAAAGGTCTGGTAGAAACATTGAGAAATGATATAACGGCAGATGAATTGGTGGGACTTATTCTTGAAACGGGCAAATATGCAGTCGAAGTAATGGCTCTTCTTGACAAAGCTAACACATCTACATACGGTCATCCAGAAATTACAAAAGTTTACACCGGTACTTACAACACTCCAGCGATACTTGTAAGTGGACACGACTTGCTGGATCTTGAAGAGCTTCTCAAACAAACAGAAGGTACAGGCATAAAGGTGTACACCCACGGAGAAATGTTGCCGGCTCACGCATATCCTGAATTGAAAAAGTATAAGCATTTAGCGGGTAATTTTGGAAATTCATGGTGGAAACAGGATAAAGAATTTGAGGAATTTGGCGGAGCAATTTTGATGACAACAAATTGTCTTGTTCCCCCGAAAGAAACTTATAAAGACAGAGTATTTACTACAGGTTTAGTTGGATTTGATGGGGTTACACACATACCGAATCGTGTAGATGGCAAACCAAAAGATTTTTCACCTGTTATACAAAAGGCGCTTGAGCTTGGACCAATTCCAGAAAGACCTGGTAAAGAACTAACAATAGGATTTGCACATGATCAGGTTTCAAAAGTTTTGGATAGTGTTCTGGAAGCAGTAAAAGCCGGTAAGATTAAAAAATTCTTTGTTATGGCTGGATGTGATGGAAGGCACAGTTCCCGTGAATATTACACAGAATTTGCTAAGAAACTTCCAAATGATACAGTTATTCTCACAGCTGGTTGTGCTAAATACAGGTACAATAAACTTGATCTTGGTGATATTGATGGAATCCCAAGAGTACTTGATGCTGGTCAATGTAATGATTCATACTCTCTTGCAGTTACAGCGCTTAAATTAAAAGAGATTCTCGGTTTAGATGATATCAATGAACTTCCTATTGAATACAACATCGCATGGTATGAACAGAAAGCTGTAGCGGTACTTCTTGCACTCTTATATCTTGGTGTAAGAAAAATAAAACTTGGTCCAACTTTACCAGCTTTCTTGTCACCAAATGTATTAAAAGTGGTAGCAGAAAAGTTCAATATTTCAACTATTTCAGATGTTGAAAATGATATCAAAACTATGTTAGCATAA
- a CDS encoding Crp/Fnr family transcriptional regulator, with product MDIITVIKKIPYFDNIDEVVLKNKSGFKLLKFKNGELIKAQGEEIDEVFIIVDGKVVAEYVSESGKSLELDILEPYDIVAPGFIYTSEPFYPVNIISEGNARILAIEKDTFLEILQQNKKLFLKFLNEIGDKFHILSQKLFLLSTKTLKEKVAYVLLKKATSSKDIYLKINKEKLSRFLGCARPALSRVFAEFEKEGIIEREGRNIRILKIEKLKQLINEL from the coding sequence ATGGATATTATTACAGTTATTAAAAAGATACCGTATTTCGACAACATCGACGAAGTTGTTCTTAAAAATAAATCTGGATTTAAACTTTTAAAGTTTAAAAACGGCGAGCTTATAAAAGCCCAGGGTGAGGAAATCGATGAAGTGTTTATAATAGTCGATGGAAAAGTAGTTGCAGAATACGTATCTGAAAGTGGTAAAAGTCTCGAACTGGATATTTTGGAACCTTACGATATTGTCGCTCCAGGATTTATATATACATCAGAACCGTTTTACCCGGTGAATATAATATCCGAAGGAAATGCCAGAATACTTGCAATTGAAAAAGACACTTTCTTAGAGATTTTACAGCAAAATAAAAAATTGTTTTTGAAGTTTCTCAATGAAATAGGCGATAAATTTCATATCTTATCTCAAAAACTTTTTTTACTTTCAACCAAAACATTAAAAGAAAAAGTAGCTTATGTTTTATTAAAAAAGGCAACTTCAAGCAAAGACATTTATTTGAAAATAAACAAAGAAAAGCTTTCAAGATTTCTTGGCTGTGCCCGGCCCGCTCTTTCGCGGGTTTTTGCGGAATTTGAAAAGGAAGGAATCATAGAACGTGAAGGTCGAAATATCAGAATATTGAAGATCGAAAAACTCAAGCAACTTATAAATGAACTTTAA